A stretch of DNA from Acidimicrobiia bacterium:
CGTCTACCGACGACTGCGCGATCAATTGAGCCGGGAACTCGGCGTAAAACCAGGACCCGAGGTGCAGGCGTTGGAAGACCAGATCCTCCTGCATGAGGCATCGCTCAGCGGATCGGAACCGTCGTGGTTGCCGGCCGCCATGACCCCGCTGGTCGGCCGCAGTGTCGAGGTCGAAGAGCTGGTGACTCTCCTCGGTCGGGTTCGGTTGCTGACCCTGACCGGACCCGGTGGCGTGGGTAAGACCCGACTGGCGATGGAGTTGGGCCGACTGGCGGTTGCCGGCGACGAGCAACCGGTGTTCTTCGCTGACCTGTCGACGGTGTCCGAAGGGTCGGCGGTGGACGCGGTCCTGGCGGCGAGTGCCCGGGTGCAACCGCATCCCGATTCGGGAGTTCTTGCTGGACTCATCGAATATCTGCGCCCCCGTCGGGCGCTCCTGATCGTTGATAACTGTGAGCATCTGGCCGGGACGGTGGCACGGTCCCTGGCGGCACTGGTGCGCAACTGCCCGCAGATTACCGTGGTGGCCACCAGTCGGGCTCCATTGCATATCGACGGTGAATTCGAATGGCGTACCCCATCTTTGCCACTGCCTGATCGCCCCGACGGACCGATCAGCGTTCTGCGTAAGTGGCCGGCAGTCGAACTATTGCTCGGGCGGGCCCCGAGTTCTTTTCGGATTACAGACGCCAATCGCGGTGACGTTGTGGACTTGTGCCGTCGACTCGATGGTCTCCCCCTCGCCCTGGAACTGGCCGCCTCTCGTCTGGGGTCTATGACCCCAGACGAAATTATCGGCACGCTGGGATCTCAGGTGCTGATGATGAGAGGGACAGATTTCGACGACGAGCGCCATCGGACACTCGACGCCACGGTCGGATGGTCCTACAGCCTGTTACCCGACCAGTGTCGGCGTCTGTTGGACCGGCTTGGGGTCATGTCCGGCTGGTTCCTTTTCGAGGATGTGCTCGCCGTCTGTGCCGCCCAACCCCATGATCCCGACCCGGTGCGACTGTGGCTGTCTACGTTGGTGGATCAGTCATTGGTCATGGCGGAGACCTCGGCGACCCGAACCAGGTACCGACTGC
This window harbors:
- a CDS encoding winged helix-turn-helix domain-containing protein; translation: MTNDLVQFRLLGPFDGSVGGRLIHLGGPKQRALLCYLVLHAGEPVSNATLIDAVWGDEAPDGAIRSVRTYVSNLRRLFGDAVGLRGEHGAYRIDGRSIETDVDVFRAAVKKAAETADPAERSRVLGEALDLWRGSFLVDVMYPWVQEMAVVLEWERQRAVAAWAEATLETGHATEVVPLLEATVADNSLDEHLAGLLMRALYRTGRHADALAVYRRLRDQLSRELGVKPGPEVQALEDQILLHEASLSGSEPSWLPAAMTPLVGRSVEVEELVTLLGRVRLLTLTGPGGVGKTRLAMELGRLAVAGDEQPVFFADLSTVSEGSAVDAVLAASARVQPHPDSGVLAGLIEYLRPRRALLIVDNCEHLAGTVARSLAALVRNCPQITVVATSRAPLHIDGEFEWRTPSLPLPDRPDGPISVLRKWPAVELLLGRAPSSFRITDANRGDVVDLCRRLDGLPLALELAASRLGSMTPDEIIGTLGSQVLMMRGTDFDDERHRTLDATVGWSYSLLPDQCRRLLDRLGVMSGWFLFEDVLAVCAAQPHDPDPVRLWLSTLVDQSLVMAETSATRTRYRLLETIRRYALMRLGTSEPGLRRTHAGHFAQVAEVEASRLVTPEEGEAAVELSFAYDNLRSAVTWAIGEGEIDLASRIVAAIPDWG